GTGTCACAACAGCGCCGTTTATTTTAACGCTGCCCGCTTGGATCAACCGATCGCTCGCCCGCCGCGAAGCCACCCCCGCGCGGGCTAGAAACCGATTCAGGCGCTCTGTCATGGGTATCCTGTTCGCTTTCCCCATCGGTATTGATCACGCCCGATAACGGGCTGTCTTTGCCTTCGGCCACCCGTTGCTCTTCTTCTCGGAGCAATTCCTCCAACTCGCGAATCCTGGGCAGATCAGACAGGGTCTTGAGGCCAAAATGCTTCAAAAAATCGCGTGTCGTCCCGTATAACAAGGGCCGCCCGGGCGCATCTGACCGCCCGGAAATGCGGATCAGGCCCTTTTCCATCAATTGCCGCAAAACGCCATCGACAGACACACCGCGGATATGCTCGACTTCGGCTTTGGTAACCGGCTGCTTAAAAGCCAGAATAGCGAGCGTTTCCAGGGAAGCTTGAGAAAGCCGGGGCGCGACTTTCTCGCGCATCAGTTGCCGAATCCATGGCGCAAATTCGCTGTGTACAGCCAACTGAAAGCCCCCCGCGACTTCGACAACCCTGAAACTGCGCCCCGTCTGTGCGTATTCTTCATTGAGATCATTGACATAAGCGCGAATTTCTTTTGCGCCAGTATGCTGTCCCAAAACCGATGACAGACGCGATGCTCCCAGAGGATCATCGGCTGCAATTAACAACGCTTCAACCACGCCTTTGTTGCGAGCATCTTCATCGGTAGCCAGATCGGCGACGCGTGCGTCATCTCTCTCAGACATCGTTTATGCCCTCCTCGAAAGACGCCGTGTCTAAAGCATCGCGGCGATAAACCCAGAGTTCTCCATCAATATCAGCCTGTTGAACGCGGACTTTTCCCTCTTTCATCAAATCCAGCAACGCGATAAATGTCACAACAACAACAATTCGATATGCACTGGCAATCAGGTCGCCAAATGGAACCTGATGACGTCGCTCGAGTACATCGAGCACGTATTCGACGCGCTCCTCTGTGGTCACATCGACCCGTGTCACCTCGTGAAAATCGACTTTTGGCGCCGCATCCATCGCTTGCTTAAAGGCGCGGAGCAATTCGAACAAGCTCACGGGACGAAATTCTCCGGCTTCGGCCGCATGTTGCTTCCGAATATCTTCCAGATCCATCGAAGCACCCCGATAAAAAACATCGCGGTATTCCGTTTGCTGATCGTCCATCCACCCGGCTACTTCTCTAAACTGCTGATATTCCAACAAGCGGCGCACCAATTCTTCGCGAGGATCTCCTTCTTCCTCCTCGGCTTCTGGATCAGAGGGCAATAACATGCGCGATTTGATACGCATCAATGTGGCGGCCATCACGACAAAATCGCCAGCGACCTCTAAGTTTAATCGCTGGATGATCTCGACGTATTCTAAAAATTGCCGCGTAATATCGGCGATGGGAATATCGTAGATATCGATCTCGTTTTTTTGAATGAGAAAGAGCAACAGATCCAGCGGACCTTCAAACAAATCGAGCTTCACGCCATAAGGCGCGGCATCCGGATCGAACTGAGCTGTCAAATTGGATGCAATCATCGCGCCTCCTTCTCTTGTTTTTTCATCCTATCTCGCGCTTTGCGAGAAATCCGATTCCATACACCGGTAAAACCCATCGCCTTTTTCATAGCTAAAAGCGTTTCGTTTGCAAGTGCTTGCGTTTTGAGCGTGCCTTCGTAAATCACCTGCTCGATATAACCCGACTGCGCCGCAAAATGTGCCCGGCGCTGGCGGATAGGGGCGAGAAACACATTGAGCGCGCGGGCCAATTTATCTTTGACTTCGACATCGCCCACGCGGCCCTGGCGATAGCGGATTTTGAGATCATCAACCTCAACGACATTGGGATTAAACGCATCGTGATACATAAATACGGGATTGCCTTCAACAGTGCCCGGAATATCTGCGCGAACGCGTTTGGGATCCGTGTACATACCGCGCACTTTTTTTTCTACTGTCTTTTCATCGTCAGACAAAAAAATAGCATTGTCGAGACTTTTACTCATCTTGGCCTGTCCATCGGTTCCCACCAGAGTAGGCACATCGCCTATGAGGAGTTCGGGAATGGGAAATACATCGCCGTAATACGCATTGAACCGACGCGCAATTTCCCGCGTCACTTCAACGTGCGCCTCATTGTCTTTCCCCACCGGCACGACATGTGCGCGCGGCATCAAAATATCGGCACTCTGAAGCACGGGATATCCGATCAGGCCAAATGGGATTGCCTCATCTGTCATATTCGCAGCGCGGGCCATATCTTTCACACTGGGCAACCGCGCCACGCGGGGCAATGTCACGAGCATTTCAAAAAACAGATTCATCTCGTACACAGCGTGAATAGTCGATTGCAAATAGATGGTCGATTTTTGGGGATCTATACCCACAGCCAAATAATCCAATACCATCTCATAGATATTTTCACGCAATGCATCGATGTGTTCTTTTTGAGGCTGTGTGGTCAACATGTGCAGATCGGCCACCAAAAAATAGCTCTCGTAATCATCTTGCAGGGCTATGCGGTTTTTTAAAGACCCGACATAGTGCCCGAGATGCAAACGCCCCGTGGGCCGATCACCTGTCAAAATTCGCTTTTTTTCCATCAGCCCCCGCTTTTAATCATCCATAAAAAGATAGGGACGCC
This DNA window, taken from Gemmatimonadota bacterium, encodes the following:
- the scpB gene encoding SMC-Scp complex subunit ScpB; the protein is MSERDDARVADLATDEDARNKGVVEALLIAADDPLGASRLSSVLGQHTGAKEIRAYVNDLNEEYAQTGRSFRVVEVAGGFQLAVHSEFAPWIRQLMREKVAPRLSQASLETLAILAFKQPVTKAEVEHIRGVSVDGVLRQLMEKGLIRISGRSDAPGRPLLYGTTRDFLKHFGLKTLSDLPRIRELEELLREEEQRVAEGKDSPLSGVINTDGESEQDTHDRAPESVSSPRGGGFAAGERSVDPSGQR
- the trpS gene encoding tryptophan--tRNA ligase yields the protein MEKKRILTGDRPTGRLHLGHYVGSLKNRIALQDDYESYFLVADLHMLTTQPQKEHIDALRENIYEMVLDYLAVGIDPQKSTIYLQSTIHAVYEMNLFFEMLVTLPRVARLPSVKDMARAANMTDEAIPFGLIGYPVLQSADILMPRAHVVPVGKDNEAHVEVTREIARRFNAYYGDVFPIPELLIGDVPTLVGTDGQAKMSKSLDNAIFLSDDEKTVEKKVRGMYTDPKRVRADIPGTVEGNPVFMYHDAFNPNVVEVDDLKIRYRQGRVGDVEVKDKLARALNVFLAPIRQRRAHFAAQSGYIEQVIYEGTLKTQALANETLLAMKKAMGFTGVWNRISRKARDRMKKQEKEAR
- a CDS encoding segregation/condensation protein A; the protein is MIASNLTAQFDPDAAPYGVKLDLFEGPLDLLLFLIQKNEIDIYDIPIADITRQFLEYVEIIQRLNLEVAGDFVVMAATLMRIKSRMLLPSDPEAEEEEGDPREELVRRLLEYQQFREVAGWMDDQQTEYRDVFYRGASMDLEDIRKQHAAEAGEFRPVSLFELLRAFKQAMDAAPKVDFHEVTRVDVTTEERVEYVLDVLERRHQVPFGDLIASAYRIVVVVTFIALLDLMKEGKVRVQQADIDGELWVYRRDALDTASFEEGINDV